A single genomic interval of Pyrus communis chromosome 7, drPyrComm1.1, whole genome shotgun sequence harbors:
- the LOC137740198 gene encoding receptor-like protein kinase FERONIA gives MTISNFMSHLPPSLFLHIIVATTLVAADPPPIYNPVEDITVKCGYSGQFYNPYDKRHWSGDVNSKFTPIDVHQAAGGNTSVFKEAPHRSSVSQIPYTTVRLSRSEFTYRFNLTAGQKFIRLYFYPVSYPDFDRSEALFSVKAGGFTFLNDFNTSVNADADACEEETLYREFCINIEEEEQILNITFTPSRSKASPDAYAFINGIEIVSMPPNLYYTAPEDPLDIEIIGTKNPIRVENNTAMETVYRINIGGRGLFFNEDTGLYRNWESYSFEHTYLDNASFWSSGLLQNTSLHLEFHLHFAKTPNYSAPEQVYKDGRSMGPDATINQRNNLTWGFPVPPKFYYLVRLHFCEFQPEIREIGDRVFLIYIANQTAETGADIIQWSGGNGIPTYRDYVVFMPSGTGNEEKVVLYVTLQANPQHWKTKYLDAILNGLEIFKLNETNGSLARPDPDPPHPHPQEVIPSSKNLSKSRTHFIAVVAGAVSAALVVFSVLGLLLVFRHRRKYAKGYVHSSRRAANSTKSRGGSTLPSDLCHYFSLKEITAATKNFNDTFIIGVGGFGNVYKGYIDGGATPVAIKRLKPESSQGANEFKTEIEMLSQLRHRHLVSLIGYCTDENEMVLVYDYMSRGTLADNLYHSDNPPLAWGQRLQICICAARGLHYLHSGAKGTVIHRDVKSTNILLDEKWVAKVSDFGLSKMGMTTASKTHISTMVKGTFGYLDPEYYRRQQLTEKSDVYSFGVVLWEVLCARPALMHKVEPREMNLTEWAKFCHGEGTLDQIIDCNLKGKIDAECLDRFIEIAMSCIHDKGVERPSMNEVVMGLEFALQLHQKSIASNGDGGVSTEQGCASNESIQCISATIFSEVDDPKGR, from the coding sequence ATGACCATATCAAATTTCATGTCTCATCTGCCCCCTTCCTTGTTTCTGCACATAATCGTTGCCACCACACTCGTCGCCGCCGATCCCCCACCCATCTACAATCCGGTGGAAGATATCACTGTTAAATGTGGCTATTCCGGCCAGTTCTATAATCCATATGATAAACGACATTGGAGTGGAGATGTCAACTCAAAGTTTACCCCCATAGATGTACACCAAGCAGCTGGTGGTAACACATCCGTGTTCAAAGAAGCACCGCACAGGTCCTCCGTCTCCCAAATTCCTTACACCACAGTTCGGCTTTCTCGCTCTGAATTTACTTACAGATTTAACCTCACCGCCGGCCAAAAGTTCATCCGCTTGTACTTTTACCCTGTTTCGTACCCTGACTTTGACCGCTCCGAAGCGCTCTTTTCTGTCAAAGCAGGTGGATTTACCTTTCTCAACGACTTCAATACTTCTGTCAATGCCGATGCCGATGCTTGTGAGGAGGAGACATTATACAGAGAATTCTGCATCAAcattgaggaagaagaacaaattCTAAACATCACATTCACTCCCAGTCGAAGCAAAGCAAGCCCGGATGCGTATGCGTTTATCAACGGAATTGAAATTGTGTCCATGCCCCCAAATCTTTACTACACTGCACCAGAAGACCCCCTCGATATTGAAATCATAGGCACCAAAAATCCGATTCGCGTTGAAAACAACACTGCTATGGAGACAGTTTACAGAATCAACATAGGCGGACGCGGGTTGTTTTTCAATGAAGACACCGGCTTGTACCGCAACTGGGAGAGTTATTCATTTGAGCATACTTACTTGGATAATGCAAGTTTTTGGTCGAGCGGTCTACTACAAAACACAAGCCTTCATCTCGAGTTTCATCTCCACTTTGCAAAAACACCCAACTACTCCGCTCCGGAGCAAGTTTACAAAGACGGGAGGTCAATGGGCCCGGACGCCACCATCAACCAGCGGAACAACCTCACCTGGGGATTTCCTGTCCCTCCCAAGTTTTATTACCTGGTTAGGCTTCATTTTTGTGAGTTTCAGCCTGAAATTAGAGAGATTGGTGACCGAGTGTTTCTGATCTACATAGCCAATCAAACGGCTGAAACAGGAGCCGACATAATCCAGTGGAGTGGCGGGAATGGGATTCCAACGTACAGAGACTATGTTGTGTTCATGCCTTCCGGCACGGGAAACGAGGAGAAAGTAGTTCTCTACGTCACACTGCAAGCAAACCCTCAACATTGGAAGACTAAGTACTTGGATGCAATTTTGAACGGGCTGGAGATCTTCAAACTGAATGAAACAAATGGTAGTCTCGCTAGACCAGACCCCGATCCCCCACATCCTCATCCGCAAGAAGTGATCCCATCAAGCAAAAATCTTTCCAAGTCAAGGACTCATTTTATTGCCGTTGTTGCTGGTGCAGTTTCCGCCGCACTCGTAGTGTTTTCCGTACTAGGGTTACTCTTGGTTTTTAGACACCGACGGAAATATGCCAAGGGCTACGTACACTCTAGCCGCAGAGCGGCAAACTCAACCAAGTCACGGGGCGGCTCAACTCTGCCGTCTGATTTATGTCACTACTTTTCGCTAAAGGAGATCACAGCCGCCACCAAAAACTTCAATGATACTTTCATTATTGGTGTTGGTGGATTTGGCAATGTGTACAAAGGGTATATCGATGGTGGGGCTACCCCGGTTGCGATCAAACGACTGAAACCCGAGTCTTCACAGGGGGCCAACGAGTTCAAGACAGAAATTGAGATGCTCTCCCAACTCCGCCATCGCCATTTGGTGTCTCTCATCGGATATTGCACGGATGAAAATGAGATGGTCTTGGTGTACGATTACATGTCACGTGGGACCCTGGCCGACAATCTCTACCACTCTGACAACCCGCCTCTGGCCTGGGGACAACGCCTCCAAATTTGCATTTGCGCCGCGCGAGGGTTGCACTACCTTCACAGCGGTGCCAAGGGCACTGTCATCCACCGTGACGTGAAAAGCACCAATATATTGTTAGATGAGAAATGGGTGGCCAAGGTTTCGGATTTCGGGTTGTCAAAAATGGGAATGACCACCGCTTCCAAGACTCACATCAGTACAATGGTCAAAGGAACTTTTGGGTATCTGGATCCAGAATACTACAGACGCCAGCAGCTTACTGAAAAGTCTGACGTGTACTCATTTGGGGTGGTTTTGTGGGAAGTATTGTGTGCAAGGCCAGCGCTGATGCATAAAGTGGAGCCAAGGGAAATGAACCTCACGGAGTGGGCCAAATTTTGCCATGGAGAGGGAACACTTGATCAAATCATTGATTGTAACTTGAAGGGTAAAATTGACGCCGAGTGCCTGGATAGATTCATTGAGATTGCTATGAGTTGCATTCATGATAAAGGAGTGGAACGACCTTCGATGAATGAGGTTGTGATGGGACTTGAATTTGCATTGCAGCTTCATCAAAAAAGCATTGCAAGTAATGGTGACGGTGGCGTTAGTACTGAACAAGGTTGTGCTAGCAATGAATCCATTCAATGTATATCCGCGACAATCTTCTCTGAAGTTGATGATCCGAAAGGAAGATGA
- the LOC137740197 gene encoding receptor-like protein kinase FERONIA, protein MTKPIFMSHLSPSLFLHIIIATTLVAADSAPIYNPVEDITVKCGYPGQLLYNPYDKRNWNGDISSKFTPIDLHRAAGSNTSMSKEAPRSFSAPQIPYTTVRLSRSEFTYRFNLTAGQKFIRLYFYPVSYPDFDRSKALFTVKAGGFTLLNDFNASVNADAYGMETLYREFCINIEEEEQILNITFTPSRSKASPDAYAFINGIEIVSMPPNLYYTAPEHPYGIENIGTENPFRVENSTAMETVYRINIGGRGLFFNEDTGLYRNWESYSFEQTYLDNASVLSGVQAQNTRLHLNFSKTPNYSAPEQVYQTGRSMGPDPTINQRHNLTWRFPVHPKFFYLVRLHFCEFAPQIKEISDRVFQIYIANQTAETRADIIDWSGGNGIPTYRDYVVFMPSGAGNEKKVSLSITLQPHPMHWKASRSIDALLNGLEIFKMNDTNGNLAGPDPNPPLPHPKEVIPPSKKASRIHFIAVVAGAVSAALVMLSVLGLLLVFRHRRKYVKGYGHSSRRAANSTNSRGGSSLPSDLCHYFSLTEIKAATENFNEIFIIGVGGFGHVYKGNINTGGGDSGTTPVAIKRLKSESSQGAHEFKTEIEMLSQLRHQHLVSLIGYCMDEGEMILVYDYMAHGTLREHLYNTDNPPLSWDQRLQICIGAARGLHYLHTGGKYMVIHRDVKSTNILLDEKWVAKVSDFGLSKMGPTTMSKTHITTVAKGSFGYLDPEYYRLNQLTEKSDVYSFGVVLCEVLCARPALVRGPDKKQMSLAHWAKSRYLKGELDQIMDPNLKGKIGTACMNKFADIAMSCMHDNGIDRPSMNDVVGGLEFALQLHQKEEQGDLGFDIEKKGEDDVAIMNDSDALPFISSLGESSDWMTKTNSSEQNSTTNEPIKGMSRTIFSGIDDQGGR, encoded by the coding sequence ATGACGAAACCAATTTTCATGTCTCATCTGTCCCCTTCCTTGTTTCTGCACATAATCATTGCCACCACACTCGTCGCCGCTGATTCCGCACCCATCTACAATCCGGTGGAAGATATCACTGTTAAATGTGGCTATCCCGGCCAGTTATTATATAATCCATATGATAAACGAAATTGGAATGGAGATATCAGCTCAAAGTTTACCCCCATAGACCTACACCGAGCAGCTGGTAGTAACACATCCATGTCCAAAGAAGCACCTCGCTCGTTCTCTGCCCCCCAAATTCCTTACACCACAGTTCGGCTTTCTCGCTCTGAATTTACTTACAGATTTAACCTCACCGCCGGCCAAAAGTTCATCCGCTTGTACTTTTACCCTGTTTCATACCCTGACTTTGACCGCTCCAAAGCGCTGTTTACTGTCAAAGCCGGTGGATTTACCCTTCTCAACGACTTCAACGCTTCTGTCAATGCCGATGCTTATGGGATGGAGACATTATACAGAGAATTCTGCATCAAcattgaggaagaagaacaaattCTAAACATCACATTCACTCCCAGTCGAAGCAAAGCAAGCCCGGATGCGTATGCGTTTATCAACGGAATTGAAATTGTGTCCATGCCCCCAAATCTTTACTACACTGCACCAGAACACCCCTATGGGATTGAAAACATAGGCACCGAAAATCCGTTTCGCGTTGAAAACAGCACTGCTATGGAGACAGTTTACAGAATCAACATAGGCGGACGCGGGTTGTTTTTCAATGAAGACACCGGCTTGTACCGCAACTGGGAGAGTTATTCATTTGAGCAAACTTACTTGGATAATGCAAGTGTTTTGTCGGGCGTTCAAGCACAAAACACAAGACTTCATCTCAACTTTTCAAAAACACCGAACTACTCCGCTCCGGAACAAGTTTACCAAACCGGGAGGTCTATGGGCCCAGACCCCACCATCAACCAGCGGCACAACCTCACCTGGAGATTTCCTGTCCATCCCAAGTTTTTTTACCTGGTTAGGCTTCATTTTTGTGAGTTTGCGCCTCAAATTAAAGAGATTAGTGACCGAGTGTTTCAGATCTACATAGCCAATCAAACAGCTGAAACACGAGCCGACATAATCGACTGGAGTGGCGGGAATGGGATTCCAACCTACAGAGACTATGTTGTGTTCATGCCTTCCGGCGCCGGAAACGAGAAGAAAGTATCTCTCTCCATCACACTGCAACCACACCCTATGCATTGGAAGGCTAGTAGGTCCATAGATGCACTTTTGAACGGGCTGGAGATCTTCAAAATGAATGATACAAATGGTAATCTCGCCGGACCAGACCCCAATCCGCCTCTTCCTCATCCGAAAGAAGTGATACCACCAAGCAAAAAAGCGTCAAGGATTCATTTTATTGCCGTTGTTGCTGGTGCAGTCTCCGCCGCACTCGTAATGCTTTCCGTACTAGGGTTACTCTTGGTTTTTAGACACCGACGAAAATATGTCAAGGGCTACGGACACTCTAGCCGCAGAGCGGCAAACTCTACCAATTCACGGGGCGGCTCATCTCTGCCGTCCGATTTGTGTCACTACTTTTCGCTGACGGAGATCAAAGCCGCCACCGAAAACTTCAACGAAATTTTCATTATTGGGGTTGGCGGGTTCGGCCACGTGTACAAAGGGAACATCAACACCGGCGGCGGTGATAGTGGGACCACCCCGGTTGCGATCAAACGGCTTAAGTCCGAGTCATCGCAGGGGGCCCATGAGTTCAAGACGGAGATCGAGATGCTCTCGCAACTCCGCCACCAGCACTTGGTGTCACTCATCGGGTATTGTATGGACGAGGGTGAGATGATATTGGTGTACGATTACATGGCACATGGGACCCTCCGTGAACATCTTTACAACACCGATAATCCTCCTCTTTCGTGGGATCAACGACTCCAAATTTGCATTGGTGCCGCTCGTGGGTTGCATTATCTACACACAGGCGGGAAGTACATGGTTATTCACCGAGACGTGAAGAGCACAAACATCTTATTGGATGAGAAATGGGTGGCTAAAGTGTCCGATTTCGGGTTGTCGAAAATGGGCCCCACCACCATGTCCAAGACCCATATTACTACAGTGGCGAAGGGTAGTTTCGGATACTTGGATCCGGAATACTACCGTCTTAACCAGCTGACGGAAAAGTCTGACGTGTACTCCTTCGGGGTGGTGTTGTGTGAGGTTTTATGTGCCAGACCAGCTTTGGTGCGTGGTCCAGACAAGAAGCAAATGAGCCTAGCTCACTGGGCAAAGAGTCGCTATCTCAAGGGGGAACTTGATCAAATTATGGACCCTAACTTGAAGGGTAAGATCGGAACTGCGTGTATGAATAAATTCGCCGACATCGCGATGAGTTGCATGCATGATAATGGGATCGATCGGCCGTCGATGAATGACGTTGTGGGGGGGCTTGAGTTTGCATTGCAGCTCCATCAAAAAGAGGAACAAGGAGATTTAGGTTTCGACATTGAAAAGAAGGGAGAAGATGACGTTGCGATAATGAACGATAGTGATGCACTACCGTTTATTAGTAGCTTGGGAGAGTCATCAGATTGGATGACTAAAACAAATAGTAGTGAGCAAAATTCTACTACAAACGAACCGATCAAAGGGATGTCGAGGACAATCTTTTCTGGGATCGACGATCAAGGAGGGAGATGA